One Rosa chinensis cultivar Old Blush chromosome 5, RchiOBHm-V2, whole genome shotgun sequence genomic region harbors:
- the LOC112201986 gene encoding indole-3-acetaldehyde oxidase, giving the protein MAGTSLVFAVNRQRFHLPTVDPSTTLVEFLRSHTRFKSVKLSCGEGGCGACVVLLSKYDPVLDRVEDFAVSSCLTLLCSVNLCSITTSEGFGNSKDGFHAIHQRFSGFHASQCGFCTPGMCVSLFSALVNAEKKADRVEAPPGFSKLTVSEAEKAVAGNLCRCTGYRSIADACKSFSADVDMEDLGFNSFWRKGDSKQAKIDSLPPYNPESEVCTFPEFLKNEIRSLPSFLDSKRYGWYSPATIEELKSLVEANDSGDSMKLVVGNTGTGYYKELTGYDKYIDLRYVPELSIIRMDPTGLDVGAIVTITKVIEALKKKTKGELISRGELVFERIARHMDKIASGFLRNTASIGGNLVMAQRKNFPSDIATILLAVDSTVNIMSGSRSEIIMLEDFLKRAPLDPKSVLLSVKIPNWEAVTKASAGSNTTLLFETYRAAPRPLGNALPYLNAAFLAEVSSCKTSTGFMVHHCCLAFGAYGTKHAIRARKVEDFLNGKTLSAGVLYEAIKLVRATVVPEEGTTSPAYRSSLACGFLFEFFSPFINSDTEIADGFLENILFPTSKMNKNQCCNDEIPYVSSSAKQVLNLSADYDPVGKPIIKSGAAIQASGEAVYVDDIPSPTNCLHGAFIYSTKPFVRVKGIKFKTKPQPDGVSAVLSFKDIPNGGENVGSKTIFGTEPLFADDLTQCAGQRLAFLVADTQKNADLAANFVDVDYEMETIEQPILSVEEAVKRSSFYEVPPFLSPKQVGDISKGMALADHKITSAEIKLGSQYYFYMETQTTLAVPDEDNCIVVYTSSQCPQFLHSVIAKCLGIPESNVRVITRRVGGGFGGKAVKSIPVATACALAAHKLHRPVRIYVNRKTDMIMAGGRHPMKIIYSVGFKSDGKITALQLDILIDAGMAPDISPIMPHNVLGALKKYDWGALSFDVKVCKTNNPSRSAMRGPGEVQGSFIAEAVIEHVASTLSMEVDCVRNINLHTHCSLDLFYENHAGEPLEYTLPSIWDKLAMSSSFNQRTEMVKEFNKCNKWRKRGISRVPIVYEVSLRPTPGKVSILSDGSVVVEVGGIELGQGLWTKVKQMAAFALGSIQCDDSGDLLDKVRVVQSDTVSLIQGGFTAGSTTSESSCQAVRLSCDILVERLAPLKQILQEQMGSIKWETLIEKAYLQALNLSASSFYVPDFTSVQYLNYGAAVSEVEVDLLTGETRILQSDIIYDCGQSLNPAVDLGQIEGAFVQGIGFFMLEEYMENSEGLVISNGTWTYKIPSIDTIPKQFNVEILNSGQHSNRVLSSKASGEPPLLLAVSVHCAARAAIKESRKQLLQWGGLNGSASMFQMAVPATMPVVKELCGLESVECYLEWIAGRK; this is encoded by the exons ATGGCCGGAACTAGCTTGGTCTTCGCTGTTAATCGCCAGAGGTTTCACCTCCCTACTGTCGATCCTTCCACCACTCTGGTCGAGTTTCTCCGTTCCCACACTCGCTTCAAGAGCGTCAAGCTCTCCTGTGGCGAAG GTGGTTGTGGTGCTTGTGTTGTGCTACTGTCCAAGTATGATCCTGTTCTTGACAGAGTGGAGGATTTTGCTGTTAGTTCATGTCTCACTCTACTCTGCAGCGTAAACCTATGCTCTATTACAACCTCTGAAGGGTTTGGGAATAGTAAAGATGGTTTTCATGCAATTCACCAGAGGTTCAGCGGTTTCCACGCTTCTCAATGCGGGTTTTGTACTCCCGGGATGTGTGTTTCCCTCTTTTCGGCTCTTGTCAATGCTGAAAAGAAGGCCGATCGAGTGGAGGCCCCTCCCGGGTTCTCCAAGCTGACTGTGTCTGAAGCTGAGAAGGCTGTTGCAGGAAACCTCTGTCGCTGTACTGGGTATCGTTCCATCGCTGATGCCTGCAAGAGCTTTTCTGCTGATGTTGACATGGAGGATTTGGGGTTCAACTCCTTCTGGAGGAAGGGAGACAGTAAGCAAGCGAAGATAGATAGTTTGCCTCCTTATAATCCTGAGAGTGAGGTTTGTACATTCCCTGagtttttgaaaaatgaaatcaGGTCCTTGCCGTCGTTTTTGGATTCCAAGAGATATGGTTGGTACAGTCCAGCTACTATTGAGGAGCTGAAGAGCTTGGTGGAAGCAAATGATTCTGGTGATAGTATGAAGTTGGTTGTTGGTAACACAGGGACGGGGTATTACAAGGAGTTAACAGGTTATGACAAATACATTGATCTCAGATATGTTCCTGAACTATCAATAATTAGGATGGATCCGACGGGTCTTGATGTAGGAGCAATTGTAACCATCACTAAAGTTATTGAAGCTTTAAAGAAGAAAACCAAAGGTGAACTTATCTCAAGAGGTGAGCTAGTGTTTGAAAGAATTGCCAGGCATATGGATAAAATTGCTTCAGGGTTTCTCAGAAATACAGCTAGTATAGGAGGGAATTTGGTGATGGCACAAAGAAAGAACTTTCCTTCAGATATTGCTACAATACTTCTCGCTGTGGATTCAACAGTGAATATCATGAGTGGTTCTAGATCTGAAATTATTATGTTGGAGGATTTTCTGAAAAGAGCCCCATTGGATCCCAAAAGTGTACTTTTAAGTGTTAAAATCCCAAATTGGGAAGCAGTTACAAAAGCTTCTGCAGGATCCAATACTACGTTGCTATTTGAAACGTATAGAGCTGCACCCAGACCGCTAGGAAATGCATTACCTTATTTGAATGCTGCTTTCTTGGCTGAAGTTTCTTCATGTAAAACTTCTACTGGATTTATGGTACATCACTGCTGTCTGGCTTTTGGTGCTTATGGGACTAAACATGCAATTAGAGCAAGAAAGGTTGAGGACTTTTTAAACGGAAAAACCTTGAGTGCTGGTGTTTTGTATGAAGCGATTAAGTTAGTTCGAGCTACTGTGGTTCCTGAAGAAGGCACTACGAGTCCTGCTTACAGGTCAAGCTTGGCTTGTGGTTTTCTTTTTGAGTTCTTTAGCCCCTTTATTAACAGTGACACCGAAATTGCTGATGGTTTCTTGGAGAATATATTGTTCCCTACTTCTAAGATGAATAAGAACCAATGTTGCAATGATGAGATTCCATATGTTTCATCATCAGCTAAACAAGTGCTTAATTTAAGTGCAGACTATGATCCAGTCGGCAAGCCAATTATAAAATCTGGAGCTGCTATCCAAGCTTCAG GTGAGGCTGtgtatgtagatgacattcCGTCACCGACAAATTGCTTGCATGGAGCGTTCATTTATAGCACAAAGCCTTTCGTACGGGTTAAgggaataaaattcaaaactaaacCACAGCCAGATGGAGTTTCTGCTGTCTTATCTTTTAAAGATATCCCCAATGGTGGGGAGAATGTGGGATCTAAGACTATTTTTGGTACCGAACCTCTTTTTGCTGATGATCTTACTCAATGTGCTGGTCAGCGTCTTGCCTTTTTG GTTGCAGATACACAGAAAAATGCAGATTTGGCTGCAAATTTTGTGGATGTTGATTATGAAATGGAAACTATAGAGCAACCTATACTATCCGTAGAGGAGGCTGTTAAGAGGTCTAGTTTTTATGAGGTCCCTCCCTTCTTATCCCCGAAGCAAGTTGGTGACATATCAAAAGGAATGGCTTTAGCTGATCACAAGATTACATCTGCTGAG ATCAAACTTGGTTCACAATACTATTTCTACATGGAGACACAAACTACCCTTGCTGTACCAGATGAAGACAACTGCATAGTGGTTTATACTTCAAGTCAGTGTCCCCAGTTTCTACACTCAGTCATCGCAAAGTGTCTTGGCATTCCTGAAAGTAATGTCCGTGTAATTACAAGGAGGGTTGGTGGGGGTTTTGGTGGAAAGGCCGTAAAATCCATTCCT GTCGCAACTGCATGTGCACTAGCGGCACACAAATTACACCGCCCTGTCAGGATATATGTCAATCGCAAGACTGATATGATAATGGCAGGAGGAAGGCATCCCATGAAGATAATTTACAGTGTGGGATTCAAGTCTGATGGGAAGATTACAGCTTTACAACTTGATATATTAATCGATGCAGGGATGGCCCCAGATATAAGTCCAATTATGCCACACAATGTTCTGGGTGCACTTAAGAAGTATGATTGGGGTGCTCTGTCTTTTGATGTAAAGGTATGCAAAACTAACAATCCAAGTAGGTCTGCTATGCGGGGTCCTGGGGAGGTGCAGGGTTCATTTATTGCTGAAGCTGTAATTGAACATGTAGCATCTACCCTTTCCATGGAAGTGGATTGTGTGAGAAATATAAATCTTCACACACATTGCAGCCTTGATTTATTTTATGAGAATCATGCTGGTGAACCTCTTGAGTATACTTTACCTTCAATTTGGGACAAGCTGGCCATGTCTTCAAGCTTTAACCAAAGGACTGAAATGgtaaaagaatttaataaatgcAATAAATGGCGGAAAAGAGGAATTTCTCGAGTACCTATAGTATATGAAGTTTCATTGAGACCAACTCCAGGGAAAGTGAGCATTCTAAGCGATGGTTCTGTTGTTGTTGAAGTTGGAGGGATTGAACTGGGTCAGGGTCTCTGGACAAAAGTAAAACAGATGGCTGCTTTCGCTCTTGGTTCCATTCAATGTGATGATAGTGGAGATCTTTTGGATAAAGTACGGGTGGTACAATCTGATACAGTGAGCTTAATTCAAGGAGGATTTACTGCTGGAAGCACTACATCTGAGTCAAGTTGCCAGGCAGTTAGGTTATCCTGTGATATTTTGGTTGAGAGGCTAGCTCCTCTCAAGCAAATATTGCAGGAGCAAATGGGTTCTATTAAATGGGAGACGCTTATTGAAAAG GCATACTTGCAAGCTTTGAACTTATCAGCAAGTTCTTTCTATGTTCCTGATTTTACTTCTGTGCAATACCTTAACTATGGTGCTGCAGTGAGTGAG GTTGAGGTAGATCTTCTGACTGGAGAAACTAGAATATTGCAATCAGATATTATCTACGATTGTGGTCAGAGTCTCAACCCTGCTGTGGATTTAGGACAG ATCGAAGGTGCTTTTGTTCAAGGAATTGGGTTTTTCATGCTTGAAGAATACATGGAAAATTCTGAGGGATTGGTGATTTCTAATGGTACATGGACATATAAAATTCCTTCCATAGACACTATACCCAAGCAGTTCAATGTCGAAATACTAAATAGTGGACAACACAGTAATCGTGTTCTCTCTTCAAAAG CTTCTGGTGAGCCTCCATTACTTCTAGCAGTTTCAGTTCACTGCGCTGCAAGAGCTGCTATCAAAGAATCCAGAAAACAGCTTCTTCAATGGGGAGGCCTGAATGGGTCTGCTTCAATGTTCCAGATGGCCGTTCCAGCTACCATGCCTGTTGTGAAGGAGTTATGTGGGCTGGAAAGTGTGGAGTGCTACTTGGAATGGATTGCAGGCAGAAAGTGA